Proteins from one Mucilaginibacter jinjuensis genomic window:
- a CDS encoding acetyl-CoA C-acyltransferase, translated as MKDVYIVAATRTAIGSFGGSLTPFTATQLGALAIKTAVEKAGIKPEHVQEVYMGNVMSANLGQAPATQAVRFAGLPDIPATTINKVCASGMKAIMLAAQSIALGEQDIIVAGGMESMSNVPYYLDKARTGYRLGHGQITDGLVKDGLWDVYNDYHMGSAAELCATECHISREDQDAYAIESYQRSQKAQADGKFSAEITPIEIKDKKGNVVVFDTDEEPATVKYDKVPGLKPVFDKQGTVTAANASSLNDGAAALVLMSKERAEALGVKPLARIVSYADAQQAPEWFTTAPSKAIPLALHRAGLSADEIDYFEINEAFSVVSIANNQILKLDPAKVNVNGGAVSLGHPLGASGARIIVTLLHVLQQNNARYGAAGICNGGGGASAMVIENLR; from the coding sequence ATGAAAGATGTATATATAGTTGCTGCAACCCGTACCGCAATAGGTAGCTTCGGGGGCAGCCTTACTCCTTTTACGGCAACCCAACTGGGTGCTTTAGCTATTAAAACAGCCGTTGAAAAGGCAGGTATCAAGCCAGAGCATGTGCAGGAAGTTTATATGGGTAACGTGATGTCGGCCAATTTGGGGCAGGCACCGGCAACCCAGGCCGTGCGTTTTGCAGGTTTACCAGATATTCCGGCCACTACTATTAATAAGGTATGTGCATCGGGCATGAAAGCCATTATGCTGGCCGCCCAAAGTATTGCCCTGGGCGAACAGGATATTATTGTAGCAGGCGGAATGGAAAGCATGAGCAACGTACCTTATTATCTGGATAAGGCCCGTACCGGTTATCGCTTAGGCCACGGCCAGATTACCGATGGGCTGGTGAAAGATGGTTTATGGGATGTTTACAATGATTACCACATGGGTTCGGCAGCCGAACTTTGCGCTACCGAATGCCATATCAGCCGCGAAGACCAGGATGCTTACGCGATTGAATCATACCAGCGCTCGCAAAAAGCACAGGCAGATGGTAAGTTTTCGGCAGAGATTACTCCTATCGAAATTAAGGACAAAAAAGGAAACGTAGTTGTTTTTGATACCGACGAAGAACCTGCTACAGTTAAATACGATAAAGTACCGGGGCTGAAACCTGTTTTTGATAAACAGGGCACCGTAACAGCGGCCAATGCATCGAGCCTGAATGATGGTGCTGCTGCTTTGGTATTAATGAGTAAAGAACGTGCAGAAGCTCTCGGCGTAAAACCCCTTGCCCGCATTGTATCTTATGCCGATGCACAGCAGGCTCCCGAGTGGTTTACCACTGCTCCATCAAAAGCTATCCCGCTTGCGTTACACCGAGCAGGTTTAAGCGCTGACGAGATTGATTACTTCGAAATTAACGAGGCATTCTCTGTAGTTTCTATCGCCAACAACCAGATTTTAAAACTCGATCCGGCAAAAGTGAATGTAAACGGTGGCGCCGTGTCATTAGGGCATCCGCTGGGTGCTTCGGGTGCGCGGATTATTGTAACTTTGCTGCATGTTCTCCAACAAAACAACGCCCGCTACGGCGCTGCAGGAATTTGTAACGGCGGTGGCGGTGCCAGCGCAATGGTTATCGAAAATTTGCGTTAA
- a CDS encoding SDR family oxidoreductase yields MNLYNSKYHEGDLSSHTFLITGGAGFIGSNLVQYLINHGAGLVRVLDNLSNGYYSNIEEFIGLKNFEFIEGDIRDLDTCKATLQGIEYVSHQAALGSVPRSIADPITTNDVNISGFLNMLTAVKDTPSVKRMIYAASSSTYGDSTILPKVEGEEGDPLSPYAVTKAVNEMYADVFSKVYGCHTIGLRYFNVFGPKQNPDNPYAAVIPIFCKAFIEGTQPLINGDGKTSRDFTFVANAVQANIKSMLYTGLAQHEIFNVACGSQIDLNGVITLLQETTGKDLQPTYRQERMGDVKHSLASIEKIKDTIGYECEYSFKQGLEIVYDWYLNNN; encoded by the coding sequence ATGAACCTGTATAATTCAAAGTATCACGAAGGCGATTTATCGTCGCATACTTTTTTAATAACCGGCGGCGCCGGTTTTATTGGCAGTAACCTGGTACAATATCTTATTAACCATGGCGCAGGCTTAGTACGGGTGCTCGATAACTTATCAAACGGCTATTACAGTAACATAGAAGAATTTATCGGCCTCAAAAATTTCGAATTTATTGAAGGTGATATCAGAGATCTGGATACCTGTAAAGCCACCCTGCAGGGTATTGAGTATGTGAGTCACCAGGCAGCGCTGGGTTCTGTACCACGCTCTATTGCCGATCCTATTACTACTAATGACGTAAATATATCCGGGTTTTTAAACATGCTTACTGCGGTTAAAGATACCCCATCTGTTAAAAGAATGATATACGCTGCTTCATCATCTACTTATGGGGACAGTACAATTTTACCAAAGGTTGAAGGCGAAGAAGGCGACCCGCTATCGCCTTATGCGGTAACCAAAGCGGTTAATGAAATGTATGCCGATGTGTTTAGTAAAGTATATGGATGCCATACCATCGGTTTAAGATATTTTAATGTTTTTGGCCCCAAGCAAAACCCGGATAATCCTTATGCTGCCGTTATCCCGATTTTTTGCAAGGCTTTTATAGAAGGTACGCAACCGCTTATTAATGGCGACGGCAAAACCAGCCGCGATTTTACCTTTGTGGCTAATGCGGTACAAGCCAATATTAAATCGATGCTGTACACAGGGCTTGCTCAACATGAGATATTTAACGTGGCATGCGGAAGCCAGATTGATTTAAATGGTGTTATTACGCTTTTACAGGAAACTACAGGCAAAGATTTGCAGCCTACATACCGGCAGGAACGTATGGGCGATGTTAAACACTCGCTCGCCAGTATCGAGAAAATAAAAGATACGATTGGATACGAATGCGAATATTCTTTTAAACAAGGGCTTGAGATTGTTTACGACTGGTATTTAAACAATAACTAA
- a CDS encoding peptide MFS transporter, whose translation MSTEPELALDPNFIEQSPKGHPKGLYVLFSTEMWERFNFYGMRALLTLFLVNALAFSDKDAAIIYGGFLGLCYLTPMLGGYIADQFLGNRNCIILGGFVMGLGQLLMFLSGSLYGSNLDLAKLVMWGALAVLIFGNGFFKPNISSMVGMLYKKGDSRLDSAFTIFYMGINVGALLGMAICPLLGDVKHGEIRVVEAFKWGFLAAGLAMTLGTVLFIFLKNKYVTAPDGSAVGAKPSHNASTLSPTGEAEKANFSKGSILGVAVLMVVLFFGIHYVSIDPNPIKSWVYPFIYASGISLAVLILTDKSITKTERDRIFVLYIVAFFVIFFWSAFEQAGSSLTFVADKQTDTHIFGWQMPPSAVQNANSFFIIVFALPFSWLWLKLQKRGLEPISPVKQAIGLLLLAIGYYIIAIEIKPIGNTGKIAVVWLFVMYLFHTLGELCLSPIGLSLVSKLAPKRFSSLLMGVWFLGNAAGYALAGTLGSIIPPTGDKFTLASSKGIDLQGILDGKITATAQQIAELAKDKIDIHYPTFAGFTIHNLYEFFMVFVILSGVASIVLFLISGFLKKMMHGVR comes from the coding sequence ATGAGTACAGAACCAGAATTAGCGTTAGACCCCAATTTCATAGAACAATCGCCAAAAGGCCATCCTAAAGGGCTTTACGTATTGTTCTCCACCGAGATGTGGGAGCGGTTTAACTTTTATGGTATGCGGGCCTTGCTTACCTTGTTTCTGGTAAATGCACTTGCTTTCTCAGATAAAGACGCTGCCATTATTTACGGTGGCTTTTTGGGCCTTTGTTATTTAACCCCAATGCTGGGCGGCTACATAGCCGATCAATTTTTAGGTAACCGTAACTGTATTATTTTAGGCGGCTTTGTGATGGGCCTTGGCCAGTTGCTGATGTTTTTAAGCGGCTCGCTTTATGGAAGCAACCTCGACCTTGCCAAATTGGTAATGTGGGGAGCACTGGCCGTTTTAATATTCGGTAACGGTTTTTTTAAACCCAACATTTCATCAATGGTGGGGATGTTGTATAAAAAAGGCGATTCGCGCCTCGATTCAGCATTTACCATCTTTTATATGGGTATTAACGTAGGTGCGCTTTTAGGTATGGCTATCTGCCCGCTTTTGGGAGATGTTAAACATGGCGAAATACGTGTTGTAGAAGCTTTTAAATGGGGTTTCCTGGCAGCAGGTTTAGCCATGACCTTAGGAACCGTGTTATTTATTTTTCTTAAAAATAAATATGTAACCGCTCCCGATGGCTCTGCAGTGGGTGCCAAACCGTCACATAATGCATCAACCCTGAGCCCAACAGGTGAAGCAGAAAAAGCAAATTTTTCAAAGGGATCAATATTAGGTGTTGCGGTATTAATGGTAGTACTTTTCTTCGGTATCCATTATGTATCAATCGATCCTAACCCTATTAAGAGCTGGGTATATCCATTTATCTACGCATCTGGTATCAGCTTAGCGGTATTAATCCTTACCGATAAATCGATCACCAAAACAGAGCGCGACCGTATTTTTGTATTGTATATCGTAGCCTTTTTCGTAATCTTCTTCTGGTCGGCATTTGAGCAGGCAGGTTCATCACTAACCTTTGTGGCCGATAAACAGACCGACACACACATTTTTGGCTGGCAAATGCCGCCAAGCGCAGTACAAAATGCCAACTCATTCTTCATTATTGTGTTTGCATTGCCGTTCAGTTGGTTGTGGTTAAAACTGCAGAAGAGAGGATTAGAGCCAATTTCTCCGGTTAAACAAGCAATAGGCCTTTTATTATTAGCCATCGGTTATTATATCATCGCTATAGAAATTAAACCTATCGGTAATACCGGTAAAATTGCTGTAGTATGGTTATTTGTAATGTACCTGTTCCATACCCTGGGCGAATTATGTTTATCACCAATCGGTTTATCACTGGTATCTAAATTGGCCCCTAAACGTTTTTCGTCATTACTAATGGGTGTTTGGTTCTTGGGTAATGCTGCGGGTTATGCCTTAGCGGGTACTTTAGGTTCTATTATCCCTCCAACTGGTGATAAATTTACGTTAGCCTCATCAAAAGGCATTGATTTGCAAGGTATACTCGATGGTAAAATTACAGCTACCGCGCAGCAAATTGCAGAATTGGCTAAAGACAAGATAGACATCCACTACCCTACTTTTGCGGGCTTTACAATCCATAATCTTTATGAGTTTTTCATGGTTTTCGTAATCTTGTCAGGAGTTGCATCAATCGTTTTATTCCTGATTTCGGGCTTTTTGAAAAAAATGATGCACGGTGTCAGATAA